The sequence TGATCCCCGTGAACTTCGCGGTATCGATCGGAAGGCTTGCCACTGTTCGGATCTCCTCATCTCTGGCACCCGAAGGCCGACCCTTCGGGCTGCTTTACCACCCGTACTACGGGTGACGAGCAAGAGTGACCACCCGTAGTACGGGTTGTCAACCGTCTTGTGATGAGCGAAGCTGTCCACGAACGTGGACAAGCTGTCTACGGGAACGCACAACCGCAGAGGTCACGGCCACGGAGGGCCCCACATGCCGCCGAAGAGCACGCAGCCGAAGTACCGGCAGATCGCCGACTACCTGCGCGAAGGCATCCTGAACGGCACCTACCCGGCCGGCCAACCGCTCCCGTCCGAGGAGTCGTTGGCGAAGCAGTTCGGGGTGACGCGCCCGACGGTGCGCCAAGGGCTCACAGAGCTTCGGGCGTCGGGTCTGGTCGAGGCGATCATGGGCCGCGGTACGTTCGCCCGCTCCCCCCACGGCCGCCCCAGTCACACGCGCCCGCGCGGCGTACGCCGAGCTGCGGACGGGCGCTACATCGAAGCCGACGGCCTCCGATGGACAGACGCCGAGCCACCCGTAGCCACCCGTACCGACGCCCCGTTGGCCTTGGCGGACCTGCTCCGCATCCCGCCAGGCGAGCCGATGTTCACGTACGACGCCCTACAGACGGCAGACCAGGGCCACTTGCGGCAGCTCCACCGGACGTACGTGCCGTTCTCAGTACTCCTCGACACCAAGTACGAGGAGGAGGCCCCACCGCCGGCACCGGACCTCTACAACGCGCTCGCCGAGCTGGGCCACGAACTCCACTTCACGGAGTACATCCGCACCCGCATGCCCTTGCCGGACCAGGCTCAGGCCCTCCGGCTCTCGGACGGAGTTCCGCTTCTACACGTCCTCCGAGTGACGCTCACGGAGACAGATAAGCCCTTGGCACTGGAGGAGTTCCACTTGCCGGGCGACGAGTTGGAGCTCTCGTTCAGGCTGTAGGGAACTGCGGCTGGCTCAGACTTTCTCTACGTCATCAAGGCGGCTCGCTCCGCTCCCCGCGCGGCCCGGCCCCCGGCCGGACCTGCGCTCCTGTCTCCGGGCAACTCACAAGCCTGCCCGAGTTGCCGGCCAGCGTACGGCCCCTTGATCATGCTCGCCCCCAAACCAGGCAAGCCACTGGCCAACCCGCTCCACCGACCTCTGGGTACGGCCTGAAGTCGATCTGCGAAGAGTCTCCCTCATCAACCGTTCATTGCCTAATATTAGCCCGATGATGCACAGAAGGGCAGTTGGAGCGCCGGAGGGGCGGGTGCGAGCGTGATCAGGAGCTCACTCTGATGCATCTAGGGGACGCGGCATCTGTCGCCAGGCTAGAGGGGGAATCATGCCTTACCAAGTTTTCCTGGGGTAATCGAAGGATCCCATCGAATCCCACAAGATCCAGCACGCAGCATCGGTGATCAACAAAAGCAGTCTAGCCGAAGCGAGAACATGGGAACCAAATCCTGCCAGATGCTCTAGAGCTAATAAAGTCTGCACCAAGCAGAGAAGAAGCAGACCGCGCGAATGAGTATCCAGAGGAACTTCTCCAGATATCTTTTCTCGGGATTGAAGTGAGGAACGGTGTCTTCACATACCCGGATAGTGCCAGACGGTCTGAGGAACGAACATCCTGGCCTGCGACCCCTGCGCGACACGCCAAAGAGAAAAAAGCTACAGGGTTTATCCAGCTCACAGAAACTATCTCGAAATCGTTGACTAGTAACGACCGTCCGGGGAAAACGCACAA is a genomic window of Streptomyces sp. NBC_00414 containing:
- a CDS encoding GntR family transcriptional regulator; this translates as MPPKSTQPKYRQIADYLREGILNGTYPAGQPLPSEESLAKQFGVTRPTVRQGLTELRASGLVEAIMGRGTFARSPHGRPSHTRPRGVRRAADGRYIEADGLRWTDAEPPVATRTDAPLALADLLRIPPGEPMFTYDALQTADQGHLRQLHRTYVPFSVLLDTKYEEEAPPPAPDLYNALAELGHELHFTEYIRTRMPLPDQAQALRLSDGVPLLHVLRVTLTETDKPLALEEFHLPGDELELSFRL